In bacterium, the DNA window GAGCCTTGTTTTCGTTGGTCCGGGTGAAGCGTTGCGAATCTGGGCTGCGGGATATCGCTACAAGGGACAGATTAGCACTGGGGGCCCCTATGGCTTCGTCCGGAATCCGATGTATTGGGGCAGCACCCTGGTGGCATTTGGGCTCTGCGCTATTGCGGGTTCCGTATGGACCTGGCTTCTGGCCATCTCCTATTTCACTGCAATTTCCCTTCCGGCTATCAAGTACGAGGAGGAAAGTCTCCGTGAAAAATTTCCCGTTGAGTTTCA includes these proteins:
- a CDS encoding isoprenylcysteine carboxylmethyltransferase family protein, which produces MARSRTKFAFLLSALSLCLVDFHPEFVGLSLVFVGPGEALRIWAAGYRYKGQISTGGPYGFVRNPMYWGSTLVAFGLCAIAGSVWTWLLAISYFTAISLPAIKYEEESLREKFPVEF